CATGGTGAGAATGCCCTCGACCCTCAGCTTGCGCATCGGCCCCGTGCGGGGCGACACCGTGCGCTTCGAGGTTCTCGAGCCCGAAGGCGGCCGAGCAATCCGCGACGGGCTACTGACGGTACGACACTAGAAACGAAGCGCCGTCCGCATCTCCATCGGGAAACCATCCCCCGAACGACCCAGAGGCCTCGAGCCCATGACGAACGCCAACGTAACCGCCGACAACTGGGGATTCCCCCCATTCAACCGCTCGAGCTTCCAACGCATCCAGTCGCTGTTCCCGACAGCCCGTATCCGCCGTGGGAGTCATCCTGCGACAAGCTTCGGCAGCGCGGCGGGAGAACTGGGTGACATCTCCTATACGGGGCTCGAGGGCGAGCGCCGCGATGTAGAGGAGATGCTCGCCAACACCTACACCGATTCCTTCCTCGTAGCCAAGGACGGTGCGATCGTCTTCGAGCAGTACTTCAACGGGATGGCGGCGGACGGCCACCACCTCATGAATTCGATGACAAAATCCTTCGTGGGTGCCCTCGCGGGAATCGCAGTGATGGACGGATCAATCGATCTCGACCGGCCCGTGTCCACCTACATTCCGGAGTTCGAGAAAACGGCCTTCTCCGCAACCGCCACTCGTCATCTCCTGGATATGACAGCAGCCGTGCGATACGGGGAGGACTATGCCGACTCGAGCGCGGATTTCTGGATCGAGACGGCTGTGGTCGGCTGGCGCCCGGCGTTGTTGGACGCCGACTCAGCCAGCTGCCTGCTCGACTATGCAAGGTCGTTACGAGAGACGGAGCAACTCGACGGTGAGAAGTTCCACTACCGCACGGTACTGACCAATGTGCTGGGGATGGTCCTCGAACGTGCCACAGGCCGAAGGCTGGACGAACTCCTACAGACCGAAATCTGGTCCAAGCTGGGGCCTGACCAAGATGCTTCCATCGTCGTGGACCGGACGGGTTTCCCGTACGTCGGTGCGGGCATGAGTGCCTGCCCGCGAGATCTGGCGCGCTTTGGCCAGATGATCGCTCAACGGGGCCACTTCAACGGCCAACAGATCGTCCCTGTGGCGTGGATCGACGACATTCGAAACGCAGATGCCCACACCAGGAGGGTCTTCAAGGAAAGTGAATACGGCGCGGTCATGCCGGGCGCCCACTACCGCAACCAGTTCTGGGTCGCGGATCCGGAGCGTGGCGTCATCCTCGCCATTGGCATCCACGGTCAAACGATCTACATCGACATCAGCACCGGCGTCGTCATCGTGAAGTTTTCCTCTCAGCCAGAAGCGTTGGATCTCCTGATGTACCTGGATGCATGGGCTGGGATGGATGCGATCTCGAAGAGCGTCTGATCGCTGGCCACCTCCGCCAGCGGCGGTGACGAGAGAGAGCGTCCGCGTCCAGCGCGCGCTCGCCACCAATCCGACCATGCGCGGAGTCGAGCCAAGCGCCGCACCACCGCAAACCGCTTCTACGAATCCAGGAGGAACTCCCTGGCCCGAGCGCACGAATGCTCGATCAAGACGGGCAGGAGCTTGTACAGCTCGACTTCGGGGCGATCGTTCAGCCAGCCCAGGGAGGCCAGCATACGGAGGAGCACGAACATCGGCAGGAGCGCCAGGTCTTCATCCGAGATCGCTCGCTGGGATCGATACCCCGCAATCAACGCGTCTCGGATCGGCTCGAAATCCGGCGTCGTCACGTAGTCGAACAACACGACCGCCAGATCGTATTGATGCCAGCCAAAGCCCGCATCGTCGAAATCGATGACGAAGACACGGTCGCCATTGACGAGGACATTGGTCGACCTGAGATCCGCATGGATCACGCTGTAGGTGCCGCGCTCTTTTCCGTACTCCGAGAGCTGGGCGTGGATCCGGCTGCGGGCATCGACCAGCGTCTCGTGCTGGTCAGGCGTGAGCTGGGGGATGTCCCAGAACCGGCCCCAGAAAGGGGACTCACCCATGAACCCGTCCGCATCGAAGGCGTGCCGTTCGAAGTGGTAAGGTGGCTGCCAGGCAACGGCCTGATCGTGCATCTTCGCCATCAAACGGCCGAGCTGCTCGAACTGCGAATCACGTTCGGCCGCATCTGCCGACCTTTCGATCGCCTCGCTGAGCGGCGCGCCCTCGAACCACGGGACGAGACCGACGTGTCGGACCTCGTCGGTACCGGGTACTCGGACGACCGCGTAGTAACCACCGCTGCGGGTTGGTACGGCAAGCGGAACCCCGATTCCGGCCTCTTCCAATGCCGTCGTCCAGAGCGGTTCCGATTCC
The sequence above is a segment of the bacterium genome. Coding sequences within it:
- a CDS encoding phosphotransferase: MEYPDGVIRAVADLALAEWDVGAPKVELVSRSENVVFRVDTQDARTFALRVHRPGYHTLAELESEPLWTTALEEAGIGVPLAVPTRSGGYYAVVRVPGTDEVRHVGLVPWFEGAPLSEAIERSADAAERDSQFEQLGRLMAKMHDQAVAWQPPYHFERHAFDADGFMGESPFWGRFWDIPQLTPDQHETLVDARSRIHAQLSEYGKERGTYSVIHADLRSTNVLVNGDRVFVIDFDDAGFGWHQYDLAVVLFDYVTTPDFEPIRDALIAGYRSQRAISDEDLALLPMFVLLRMLASLGWLNDRPEVELYKLLPVLIEHSCARAREFLLDS
- a CDS encoding serine hydrolase — protein: MTNANVTADNWGFPPFNRSSFQRIQSLFPTARIRRGSHPATSFGSAAGELGDISYTGLEGERRDVEEMLANTYTDSFLVAKDGAIVFEQYFNGMAADGHHLMNSMTKSFVGALAGIAVMDGSIDLDRPVSTYIPEFEKTAFSATATRHLLDMTAAVRYGEDYADSSADFWIETAVVGWRPALLDADSASCLLDYARSLRETEQLDGEKFHYRTVLTNVLGMVLERATGRRLDELLQTEIWSKLGPDQDASIVVDRTGFPYVGAGMSACPRDLARFGQMIAQRGHFNGQQIVPVAWIDDIRNADAHTRRVFKESEYGAVMPGAHYRNQFWVADPERGVILAIGIHGQTIYIDISTGVVIVKFSSQPEALDLLMYLDAWAGMDAISKSV